One region of Bosea sp. 29B genomic DNA includes:
- a CDS encoding accessory factor UbiK family protein, with translation MVSTSNRILDDIARLATDAAGAAQGVRREVETVVKTQIERLLRDLDVVTREEFEAVREMALLAREENDKLAARLAALETKSASK, from the coding sequence ATGGTCAGCACGTCCAACCGTATCCTCGACGACATCGCCCGGCTGGCGACCGATGCCGCCGGCGCGGCGCAGGGCGTGCGCCGCGAGGTCGAGACCGTGGTCAAGACCCAGATCGAGCGGCTGCTGCGCGATCTCGACGTGGTGACACGCGAGGAGTTCGAGGCGGTGCGCGAGATGGCGCTGCTGGCGCGCGAGGAGAACGACAAGCTCGCGGCGCGACTGGCGGCGCTCGAGACCAAGTCCGCGTCGAAGTAA
- a CDS encoding glutathione S-transferase — protein sequence MTQAKITLHGTPLSGHTHRVELLLRAFGLDFDVVPAPADVRRSEAFRKLNPLGQIPVLQDGDLTLADSNAILVYLARRYAPESDWLPQEPVAAAQVQRWLSIAAGEVMHGPAIARMIAQFKYDDDPARAERVAARLLPFMEGHLDGRSFLAAEHPTIADLACYSYVAHAPEGGIPLDPYPAVRAWLARVEALPFFKPIPPSPIPVKA from the coding sequence ATGACCCAAGCCAAGATCACGCTCCACGGCACGCCCCTGTCGGGCCATACCCATCGCGTCGAATTGCTGCTGCGCGCGTTCGGGCTGGATTTCGATGTCGTCCCGGCCCCGGCGGACGTCCGTCGCAGCGAGGCTTTCCGCAAGCTCAACCCGCTCGGCCAGATCCCGGTGCTGCAGGACGGCGACCTCACCTTGGCCGACAGCAACGCCATCCTGGTCTATCTGGCCAGGCGCTACGCACCGGAGAGCGACTGGCTTCCGCAGGAGCCGGTCGCGGCCGCGCAGGTGCAGCGCTGGCTCTCGATCGCCGCCGGCGAGGTCATGCACGGCCCGGCGATTGCCCGGATGATCGCGCAGTTCAAGTACGACGACGATCCGGCGAGGGCCGAGCGCGTCGCCGCCCGCCTGCTTCCCTTCATGGAAGGACATCTGGACGGCCGCAGCTTCCTCGCCGCCGAGCACCCGACGATCGCTGACCTCGCCTGCTATTCCTATGTCGCGCATGCGCCTGAGGGCGGCATCCCGCTCGATCCCTATCCGGCGGTGCGGGCCTGGTTGGCACGCGTCGAGGCCCTGCCCTTCTTCAAGCCGATCCCGCCCTCGCCCATCCCTGTGAAGGCCTGA
- a CDS encoding LysR family transcriptional regulator: MDRLDELAIFVAIIDTGSLAGAARQLRRSRPAVTRALAALEERAGVRLIARTTRQLMATEAGRELAASARNILAEYDASLSGVTAAPMRGLIRITAPTAFGRRHVTPVVAEFLDLHPEIQIELVLADRNLDLIEEGLHLAVRIGALPSSRLVARKVGEVRRVLVAAPAYLERRGTPQRPADLAGHDTIVSIAAGQSMLWRFAGGARSATVQVTPRLIVNEIESVLIATRSGRGLARALSYQAAPDIEAGTLVRIMREWEPPASPVQLVVPSGQHLQPKVRAFLDFAAGRLQQLPVIRPEG, translated from the coding sequence ATGGATCGGCTCGACGAGCTCGCCATCTTCGTCGCGATCATCGACACCGGCAGCCTCGCCGGCGCGGCGCGCCAGCTCCGGCGCTCGCGTCCGGCGGTGACGCGGGCGCTTGCTGCGCTGGAGGAGCGTGCCGGCGTCAGGCTGATCGCGCGCACGACACGGCAATTGATGGCGACCGAGGCGGGGCGGGAGCTGGCGGCTTCGGCCCGCAACATCCTCGCGGAGTATGATGCGTCGCTCTCGGGCGTGACGGCGGCGCCGATGCGCGGCCTGATCCGGATCACGGCGCCGACCGCCTTCGGCCGTCGCCATGTCACGCCGGTCGTCGCCGAATTCCTCGATCTGCATCCTGAGATCCAGATCGAGCTGGTATTGGCCGACCGCAATCTCGACCTGATCGAGGAGGGGCTGCATCTGGCAGTCCGCATCGGCGCGCTGCCGAGCTCGCGGCTGGTCGCCCGCAAGGTCGGCGAGGTCAGGCGTGTGCTGGTTGCGGCGCCGGCCTATCTGGAGCGCCGTGGCACGCCGCAGCGACCGGCTGATCTCGCCGGCCATGACACCATCGTCAGCATCGCTGCCGGCCAGAGCATGCTCTGGCGCTTCGCCGGAGGGGCGCGGAGCGCGACCGTTCAGGTCACGCCGCGCCTGATCGTCAACGAGATCGAATCGGTGCTGATCGCGACGCGCTCCGGCCGCGGTCTCGCGCGGGCGCTGTCCTATCAGGCTGCGCCCGATATCGAGGCCGGCACGCTGGTCCGGATCATGCGCGAGTGGGAGCCGCCAGCCTCGCCGGTGCAGCTCGTCGTGCCGAGCGGGCAGCACCTCCAGCCCAAGGTGCGCGCCTTCCTCGATTTCGCCGCCGGCCGGCTGCAGCAGCTGCCGGTGATCCGGCCCGAGGGGTGA
- a CDS encoding pyridoxamine 5'-phosphate oxidase family protein, with product MDASPFHEGELEAQALAGESSRGAGIRSFMPDQHRDFFALLPYLFAAGRDAEGKPIATVLTGPEGFVTSPTPNELAIAALPAPDDPAAAALNAGAPIGLLGLDLRTRRRNRANGLTSERDGNSLRIAVSQSFGNCAKYIQLRQHEITPAATTVTEDLGSLDAAASALIAQSDTLFIASGSESGLDISHRGGRPGFVRIEGNQLTVPDFAGNSYFNTFGNLLREPATSLLFIDFAKGDLLQLQGVAEVVWNGPELAGFDGARRLLKVEVTRAWRRKSALPLRWSASQPAPTTLATGTWRQDRAA from the coding sequence ATGGATGCCTCGCCCTTCCATGAAGGTGAACTGGAGGCCCAGGCGCTCGCTGGCGAGAGTTCGCGCGGCGCCGGCATCCGCAGCTTCATGCCGGACCAGCATCGCGATTTCTTCGCGCTGCTGCCCTATCTCTTCGCGGCGGGGCGCGACGCTGAGGGCAAGCCGATCGCGACGGTCCTCACCGGCCCGGAAGGCTTCGTCACCAGCCCGACGCCGAACGAGCTCGCAATCGCCGCCCTGCCCGCTCCGGACGATCCGGCCGCTGCTGCGCTGAACGCTGGTGCGCCGATCGGCCTGCTCGGGCTCGATCTGCGCACGCGAAGGCGCAACCGCGCCAATGGTCTCACCAGCGAGCGCGACGGAAACAGCCTGAGGATCGCCGTGAGCCAGAGCTTCGGCAACTGCGCCAAGTACATCCAGCTCCGGCAGCATGAGATCACGCCGGCCGCCACGACTGTCACCGAAGATCTCGGCAGCCTCGACGCGGCGGCCAGCGCCCTGATCGCGCAGTCGGATACGCTCTTCATCGCCAGCGGTTCGGAGAGCGGCCTCGACATCTCGCATCGCGGCGGCAGGCCGGGCTTCGTCCGGATCGAAGGCAACCAACTGACGGTGCCGGACTTCGCCGGCAACAGCTATTTCAACACCTTCGGCAATCTGCTGCGTGAGCCGGCAACGTCGCTGCTCTTCATCGACTTCGCCAAGGGCGATCTGCTGCAGTTGCAGGGGGTGGCGGAGGTCGTCTGGAACGGCCCGGAGCTGGCTGGCTTCGACGGCGCCCGGCGCCTGCTGAAGGTCGAGGTCACGCGGGCCTGGCGACGCAAATCGGCGCTGCCTCTGCGCTGGAGCGCGTCGCAGCCGGCGCCGACCACGCTCGCGACGGGAACCTGGCGGCAGGATCGAGCCGCCTGA
- a CDS encoding methyl-accepting chemotaxis protein, whose product MSVLKKLTGLSISRSFGLVAILAAVVTIASVAVTLNQARIDMLDLKRAEVKNAVEAAASTVNAYVAKVEKGELKDADAQKLALDAIANARFDDGNYFFVIRYDGTNIAHANAKLVGTDMSALKDPTGKLFVKELTDTARLKGAGFADYMWVKIGDKDPSLKISYVAGVPKWQWAIGTGMHVHAVDVAFYGMIKDVAVVLVPLALLLLGLVVVLSRRASGMLRTVSGNMSTLAAGDLKAPIAYQERQDEVGSMARALVVFRDAALMKQQVESEKAQAEADAGEQRRAADTQRSLNEAQRGEEAKKQAVVVDALGAGLERLTEGDLTYRIEASFSAEYAKLKNDFNAAMAHLEETMRQIATNTESMKAGAGEISQAADDLASRTEQQASSVEETATALDQLTATVRQTAEGARQASHATTQVKGEAEQSGQIVREAVAAMSGIEKSSDEISQIVGVIDEIAFQTNLLALNASVEAARAGDAGKGFAVVASEVRALAQRSADAAKEIKGLITASSVEVEKGVALVGQTGTALERMSGEITRATSLVAEIASAAQEQATGLQEVNTAVNEMDQATQQNAAMAEQSTAASQALAQEADRLAALVGRFRLGGDVVALKAMAGKMAQATAPAPRPARAMAAAPASNHGSAARKVANGGDRGWEEF is encoded by the coding sequence ATGTCGGTGTTGAAGAAGCTTACCGGGCTGTCGATCAGCCGCTCGTTCGGGCTGGTCGCCATCCTGGCCGCCGTCGTCACGATTGCAAGTGTCGCGGTGACGCTCAATCAGGCCCGGATCGACATGCTCGATCTCAAGCGGGCCGAGGTGAAGAACGCGGTCGAGGCCGCCGCCTCCACGGTGAACGCCTATGTGGCGAAGGTGGAGAAGGGCGAGCTCAAGGACGCCGACGCGCAGAAACTCGCGCTCGACGCCATCGCCAACGCCCGCTTCGACGACGGCAACTACTTCTTCGTGATCCGTTATGACGGCACGAACATCGCCCATGCGAACGCCAAGCTGGTCGGCACCGACATGTCGGCGCTCAAGGACCCGACCGGTAAGCTCTTCGTCAAGGAGTTGACCGATACGGCGCGGCTGAAGGGCGCCGGTTTCGCCGACTACATGTGGGTGAAGATCGGCGACAAGGATCCCTCGCTGAAGATCTCCTATGTGGCCGGCGTGCCGAAATGGCAGTGGGCGATCGGCACCGGCATGCATGTCCATGCCGTCGACGTGGCCTTCTACGGCATGATCAAGGACGTCGCCGTGGTGCTGGTGCCGCTGGCACTGCTGTTGCTCGGCCTTGTCGTCGTGTTGAGCCGCCGCGCCTCCGGGATGCTGCGTACCGTCTCCGGCAATATGAGCACGCTTGCCGCCGGCGATCTCAAGGCGCCGATCGCCTATCAGGAGCGCCAGGACGAAGTCGGCAGCATGGCGCGTGCCCTCGTCGTCTTCCGCGACGCGGCGCTGATGAAGCAGCAGGTCGAGTCCGAGAAAGCCCAGGCCGAAGCCGATGCCGGCGAGCAGCGCCGCGCGGCCGACACGCAGCGCAGCCTCAACGAGGCGCAGCGCGGCGAGGAAGCGAAGAAACAGGCGGTTGTCGTCGACGCGCTCGGCGCCGGTCTGGAGCGCCTGACCGAGGGCGACCTGACCTACCGGATCGAGGCTTCCTTCAGCGCCGAATACGCCAAGCTCAAGAACGACTTCAACGCGGCGATGGCGCATCTCGAAGAGACGATGCGGCAGATCGCGACCAATACCGAGAGCATGAAGGCGGGCGCCGGCGAGATCAGCCAGGCCGCCGACGATCTTGCCAGCCGCACCGAGCAGCAGGCCTCCTCGGTCGAGGAGACCGCAACCGCGCTCGACCAGTTGACCGCAACCGTGCGCCAGACCGCCGAAGGCGCCCGTCAGGCGAGCCACGCCACCACCCAGGTCAAGGGCGAGGCCGAGCAGTCCGGCCAGATCGTGCGCGAGGCGGTCGCCGCGATGAGCGGTATCGAGAAATCGTCTGACGAGATCTCGCAGATCGTCGGCGTGATCGACGAGATCGCCTTCCAGACCAATCTGCTGGCGCTCAACGCCTCGGTCGAGGCAGCGCGCGCCGGCGATGCCGGCAAGGGCTTCGCCGTGGTCGCTTCCGAGGTGCGCGCGCTGGCGCAGCGCTCGGCGGATGCGGCCAAGGAGATCAAGGGGCTGATCACCGCCTCCAGCGTCGAGGTCGAGAAGGGTGTCGCGCTGGTCGGCCAGACCGGAACGGCGCTGGAGCGGATGTCCGGCGAGATCACCCGCGCCACCTCGCTGGTCGCCGAGATCGCCTCGGCCGCGCAGGAGCAGGCGACGGGGCTGCAGGAGGTCAATACCGCCGTCAACGAGATGGACCAGGCGACGCAGCAGAACGCCGCCATGGCCGAGCAGTCGACCGCCGCCTCGCAGGCCCTGGCCCAGGAAGCCGACAGGCTCGCCGCGCTGGTCGGGCGCTTCCGTCTCGGCGGCGACGTGGTTGCCTTGAAGGCGATGGCGGGCAAGATGGCGCAGGCTACGGCGCCTGCGCCGCGTCCGGCGCGCGCCATGGCGGCCGCGCCTGCCTCGAACCATGGCAGCGCCGCGCGCAAGGTCGCCAATGGCGGCGATCGCGGCTGGGAGGAATTTTGA
- a CDS encoding TetR/AcrR family transcriptional regulator, whose product MARKPVSPEAEKPAAKPDPRRAVVDALFRLAAAQSWDEIELPAIAREAGINLAELRGLFPSKLAILGGLGRILDDAVLAGSSDDLIEESYKERVFDLVMRRLDALAPYKPGLKALMPHLRRQPLALAALGRNSLNSWRYLLASAGIPTEDDLGSVRVRGATLLMARVLDTWLEDDEPELSRTMAKLDRELKTAGQIMARVEDVHRLTAPLRGLARSLCSGVRRTPRRERMRGEESDDYAPAI is encoded by the coding sequence ATGGCGCGCAAACCCGTTTCCCCCGAGGCCGAGAAGCCGGCTGCGAAGCCTGATCCGCGCCGCGCCGTGGTCGATGCCCTGTTCCGTCTGGCCGCGGCGCAGAGCTGGGACGAGATCGAACTGCCGGCCATCGCCCGCGAGGCTGGGATCAACCTCGCCGAATTGCGCGGCCTCTTCCCGTCCAAGCTCGCGATCCTCGGCGGACTCGGCCGCATCCTCGACGATGCGGTGCTGGCCGGCAGCTCCGACGACCTCATCGAGGAATCCTACAAGGAGCGCGTCTTCGACCTGGTGATGCGTCGCCTCGATGCGCTCGCGCCCTACAAGCCCGGGCTGAAGGCGCTGATGCCGCATCTGCGCCGCCAGCCGCTGGCGCTCGCCGCGCTCGGGCGCAATTCGCTGAACTCCTGGCGTTATCTGCTGGCCTCGGCCGGCATCCCGACCGAGGACGATCTCGGCTCTGTCCGCGTCCGCGGCGCGACGCTGCTGATGGCGCGCGTGCTCGACACCTGGCTGGAGGATGACGAGCCGGAGCTGTCGCGCACCATGGCCAAGCTCGACCGCGAGCTGAAGACGGCCGGGCAGATCATGGCGCGCGTCGAGGACGTCCACCGGCTGACGGCGCCGCTGCGCGGCTTGGCCCGCTCGCTCTGCTCTGGCGTGCGACGCACGCCGCGGCGCGAGCGCATGCGCGGAGAAGAGAGCGACGACTACGCTCCAGCGATCTGA
- a CDS encoding tRNA-binding protein, with translation MSTPSEIAAQIGFDDFLKVDVRVGTIVEAAPFPEARKPAIKLVIDFGGTIGRKKSSAQITRHYRPEDLAGRQVLAVVNFPPRQIGKFMSEVLTLGVPDADGEVVLISPSLEVPTGGRLY, from the coding sequence TTGAGCACGCCTAGCGAGATCGCCGCGCAGATCGGCTTCGACGATTTCCTCAAGGTCGACGTTCGCGTCGGCACCATCGTCGAAGCTGCTCCCTTCCCCGAAGCGCGCAAGCCGGCGATCAAGCTGGTGATCGATTTCGGTGGCACCATCGGCCGCAAGAAATCGTCCGCGCAGATCACCAGGCATTATCGGCCCGAGGACCTGGCGGGCCGGCAGGTGCTGGCGGTCGTGAACTTCCCCCCGCGCCAGATCGGCAAGTTCATGTCCGAAGTGCTGACGCTGGGCGTGCCCGATGCCGACGGCGAGGTCGTGCTGATCAGCCCATCGCTCGAGGTGCCCACGGGCGGGCGGCTGTACTGA
- the proC gene encoding pyrroline-5-carboxylate reductase, giving the protein MASPLPETLTLVGAGKMGGAMLEGWLSIGVNGAGVTLLDPHISDEMQALAASHGMSVNPAAPAPAEVVVLATKPQMLDTAAPAVQALIGPKTLLISILAGKTLGDLSARLPNANAIVRAMPNLPASVRRGVTAAAAGKGVSEAQRQLADALLAGVGKVEWLGDEGLIDAVTAVSGSGPAYVFNMVECLAAAGVAAGLPADIAERLARATVEGAGEMLFQSPLPPATLRQNVTSPGGTTAAALEVLMADNGLAPLMRRAVAAAKRRAEELSG; this is encoded by the coding sequence ATGGCCAGCCCGCTTCCTGAGACCCTCACCCTCGTCGGTGCCGGCAAAATGGGCGGCGCCATGCTGGAGGGCTGGCTCAGCATCGGCGTGAACGGTGCAGGTGTCACGCTGCTCGACCCGCATATCTCCGACGAGATGCAGGCGCTTGCGGCCTCGCATGGCATGAGCGTCAACCCTGCCGCGCCGGCTCCCGCCGAGGTGGTGGTGCTGGCGACCAAGCCGCAGATGCTCGATACCGCCGCGCCTGCCGTGCAGGCGCTGATCGGCCCGAAGACGCTGCTGATCTCGATTCTCGCCGGCAAGACGCTCGGCGATCTCTCGGCCCGCCTGCCCAATGCGAATGCGATCGTGCGCGCCATGCCGAACCTGCCGGCCTCGGTCCGGCGCGGCGTCACCGCCGCCGCGGCGGGCAAGGGTGTCAGCGAGGCGCAGCGGCAATTGGCCGATGCGCTGCTCGCCGGTGTCGGCAAGGTCGAATGGCTCGGCGACGAGGGGCTGATCGACGCCGTCACCGCCGTCTCGGGCTCGGGGCCGGCCTATGTCTTCAACATGGTCGAATGCCTCGCGGCTGCCGGTGTCGCAGCAGGCCTGCCGGCCGATATCGCCGAGCGCCTGGCGCGGGCGACGGTCGAGGGCGCCGGCGAGATGCTGTTCCAGTCGCCGCTGCCGCCGGCGACCTTGCGCCAGAACGTGACCTCGCCGGGCGGCACGACCGCGGCTGCACTCGAAGTGCTGATGGCTGACAACGGCCTGGCGCCGCTGATGCGACGCGCCGTCGCTGCCGCCAAACGCCGCGCCGAGGAGCTTTCCGGCTGA
- a CDS encoding YbjN domain-containing protein: protein MMDLDLDAETERPSNPLDLVERLAALNDWSFDRDSDDELSVSVTGGWADYHVAITWLAEVESLHIACAFDLRVPDRRRNEVMNLVSLVNEQLWLGHFDLWSRENVVMYRHALLLSGGAEPTEEQAAGLIKAAIDACERYYQAFQFVVWAGKNAREALEGALLETVGEA from the coding sequence ATGATGGATCTTGATCTGGACGCTGAAACCGAACGCCCCTCCAACCCGCTCGATCTTGTCGAACGCCTCGCCGCACTGAATGACTGGAGCTTCGATCGCGACAGCGACGACGAGCTCTCGGTCTCCGTCACCGGTGGCTGGGCCGACTACCATGTCGCGATCACCTGGCTCGCGGAAGTCGAGTCGCTGCACATCGCCTGTGCCTTCGACCTCAGGGTGCCGGACCGGCGCCGCAACGAGGTGATGAACCTCGTCAGCCTGGTCAACGAGCAGCTCTGGCTCGGCCATTTCGACCTGTGGAGCCGCGAGAACGTGGTGATGTATCGCCACGCGCTGCTGCTCTCGGGCGGGGCCGAGCCGACCGAAGAGCAGGCCGCCGGCCTGATCAAGGCGGCGATCGACGCCTGCGAACGCTACTACCAGGCCTTCCAGTTCGTGGTCTGGGCCGGCAAGAACGCTCGCGAGGCGCTCGAGGGCGCGCTGCTGGAGACGGTCGGCGAAGCGTGA